In Desulfosalsimonas propionicica, the following are encoded in one genomic region:
- a CDS encoding biotin--[acetyl-CoA-carboxylase] ligase has product MKPGIYLLGSDRKPLFEAIDPDGLARTHPAWEKDVKRLSPWIETERGSDHASGFSAWHSGGSQLQSKVLICGRCASTMDAIRHLIGACGLSPWDGLIGVQQQKGRGQMARTWISPPGNLYVSWYWPDLESIDGAGPGWRAMASLLAGQVAAEALESFGADVRIKWPNDLLVNDCKICGILVEHRAGHLIVGIGINLATAPPNDRLTDAFAIPAVSLSQLGIEVSPMEVMLHMAETGRSRIRQLVKTLEPEEFVMQLQKRLAWVEQPVTIRRSHQEAVLGEIRGLAADGGLIVRINKKSSVIYTGSILPKENIHI; this is encoded by the coding sequence ATGAAACCGGGGATTTATCTTCTTGGATCAGACAGAAAGCCGCTGTTTGAAGCCATTGATCCCGACGGGCTGGCCCGGACGCATCCGGCCTGGGAAAAGGATGTAAAGCGCCTGTCCCCATGGATTGAGACCGAAAGGGGATCGGATCATGCAAGCGGTTTTTCTGCCTGGCATTCAGGCGGATCACAGCTCCAAAGCAAGGTTTTGATCTGCGGCAGATGCGCCTCGACCATGGATGCAATCCGGCATTTGATCGGCGCTTGCGGCCTTTCGCCCTGGGATGGCCTGATTGGGGTGCAGCAGCAAAAGGGCAGGGGGCAGATGGCGCGCACCTGGATTTCACCGCCGGGAAATCTGTATGTGTCTTGGTACTGGCCGGATCTGGAATCCATAGACGGCGCAGGCCCGGGTTGGCGGGCCATGGCGTCGCTGCTTGCCGGCCAGGTCGCAGCCGAAGCCCTGGAAAGCTTTGGCGCCGATGTCCGGATTAAGTGGCCCAATGACTTGCTGGTAAACGACTGCAAGATCTGCGGCATACTGGTGGAGCACCGGGCCGGGCACCTGATTGTGGGCATAGGCATCAATCTTGCTACAGCCCCGCCAAACGACCGGTTAACAGATGCATTTGCAATTCCGGCTGTCAGCCTTTCACAGTTGGGCATTGAGGTCTCACCCATGGAAGTGATGCTGCACATGGCCGAAACCGGCCGAAGCCGCATCCGCCAGTTGGTGAAAACCCTGGAGCCTGAAGAATTTGTTATGCAGCTACAGAAGCGGCTGGCCTGGGTGGAGCAGCCGGTGACCATCCGCCGCAGCCACCAGGAGGCCGTGCTCGGCGAAATCCGCGGCCTGGCCGCAGACGGGGGACTGATTGTCCGTATCAACAAAAAATCCAGTGTGATTTATACCGGCAGCATCCTGCCCAAGGAAAACATACATATTTAA
- a CDS encoding acyl-CoA dehydratase activase: MKDPKAYIETTVTVETRAREALGICLGASTVSVVRVRQPAPEDPAASPEVISSQTHPHGGDPRKTLQAVLRDSGTDDIDRIVATGRRFREFVNLTTISEPEAVEYAYRHVRPEGIDCPAIVSAGGETFMVYVLDDKGRISNVITGNKCASGTGEFFMQQLQRMGVSLDEAAKWSATETPYQVSGRCSVFCKSDCTHAINKGIPKSRVTAGLCRMMANKILELLNHVEKKNIMITGGSARNQMMIGYLNQAVSGLIVPEQAPYFEALGAALWALENPDAPKPAHDDLFVQGALSFDTLPRLTDFAGQVTFKTMARETIEAGDECILGLDVGSTTTKAVLVRRSDKAMPASVYLYTNGDPVGASRACYRQLLDQVREHVDPSAISITGLGVCGSGRQIAGLHALTDGVINEIVAHAAAAVHFDPEVDTLFEIGGQDAKYTYITSGVPSDYAMNEACSAGTGSFLAESARETLGVEVEQIAEVALTATKPPNFNDQCAAFIASDIKTAVHEGVAHEDIVAGLVYSICMNYTNRVKGNRPVGRKVFMQGGVCYNRAVPLAMAALSSKPIVVPPEPGLMGAFGVALEIEKRIEMGLMQPATFDLQTLADREVVYRKSFTCKGGKEKCDRRCEISVIELEGRRYPFGGACNRYYNLRYNLEYDIASLDLVKKREHLVFDKHAANSDDVVKQRGRVGINKSFLTNTFYPLYSTFFASIGFVPVLASEASEDGCDLRNAAFCYPAELAHGFFHRLITDENPPDYLFLPHVKSIHVPNGDPNSQLCPFVQSEPYYLKTTFRKPLADLENRGTRVLTPFIEMGKGMDAARAPLVETAMSMGVDRATARAAFEKALSRQQACFDEMRQIGKHALEQIEKDPEKIGVVIFARPYNGFVEEAHMGIPHKLASRGVVVIPLDFLPIEAQEAKEHMYWGMGQMILKAARFVKNHPQLFGTYITNFSCGPDSFVVGYFRDIMGRKPSLTLELDSHTADAGIETRIEAFLDIVAEYRQLLLSRAPEQETEAFLPAQTFVENGTPMVRDSSGRVLPLTDSRVTFLVPSMGRLGTELVSAVFEASGFHVAPHPPADENVLKLGRAHTTCKECLPLILTTGTLLNYAYNIKAEDEILVYFMASASGPCRFGQYSVFMQDLVQRLEIPDVAIFSLTSDNSYFGLEQQFNYYKAWWALVISDLMEDIRSMLLANAKDAAHALEIFENRWQAIVEQMKHGNFKQIMAELEKSVDSLSGLPMQKNPADVPVILVTGEIFVRRDGLSRQYITERLAQKGFAVVCSPVSEWIRYSDYCIQTDPANWQQLSLGQKLRFKIRQIFMNRYEKRIFGTLSQTGLVHNPWTDVRTVIENASPYVSPNLGGEAILTVGSALTEVASEACGVIAIGPFGCMPNRISESILSEVMTPGDKLGIPHREKYLETVLDGMESLPFLAVESDGSPFPQLIEAKLEAFCLRARRLHDRMRALN; the protein is encoded by the coding sequence ATGAAAGATCCGAAAGCATACATTGAAACCACTGTCACAGTAGAAACCCGGGCCCGTGAGGCCCTGGGGATATGCCTCGGCGCCTCAACGGTTTCCGTGGTCCGTGTCAGACAGCCCGCCCCGGAAGATCCGGCGGCTTCACCCGAGGTGATCTCATCACAAACCCACCCCCATGGCGGTGATCCGAGAAAAACCCTTCAGGCCGTTCTCCGGGACAGCGGAACTGACGACATTGACCGGATCGTGGCAACAGGCAGGCGCTTTCGGGAGTTTGTCAACCTGACCACCATTTCCGAGCCCGAGGCTGTGGAGTACGCTTACCGGCACGTGCGGCCCGAAGGCATTGACTGTCCGGCCATTGTCTCGGCCGGCGGCGAGACTTTCATGGTTTATGTTCTGGATGACAAGGGCCGGATCAGCAACGTGATTACCGGCAACAAGTGCGCTTCGGGTACCGGCGAGTTTTTCATGCAGCAATTGCAGCGCATGGGGGTCTCCCTTGATGAAGCCGCCAAATGGTCGGCCACGGAAACTCCTTACCAGGTCTCGGGCAGGTGCTCGGTTTTCTGTAAATCCGACTGCACCCATGCCATTAACAAAGGAATCCCCAAATCCCGGGTCACCGCGGGCTTGTGCCGGATGATGGCCAACAAGATCCTGGAACTGCTCAACCATGTGGAAAAGAAAAATATCATGATCACCGGCGGATCAGCCAGAAACCAGATGATGATCGGGTATCTGAATCAGGCCGTCTCCGGGCTGATCGTACCGGAGCAGGCCCCGTATTTCGAGGCCCTGGGCGCGGCCCTGTGGGCACTGGAAAACCCGGATGCCCCAAAACCGGCGCATGATGATCTGTTTGTGCAGGGGGCACTGTCCTTTGATACCCTTCCCAGGCTTACGGATTTTGCCGGCCAGGTGACATTCAAGACCATGGCCCGGGAAACCATTGAAGCCGGAGATGAGTGCATTTTGGGTTTAGACGTGGGCTCCACGACCACCAAGGCCGTACTTGTGCGAAGAAGCGACAAGGCCATGCCGGCCTCTGTTTATCTCTACACCAATGGTGATCCCGTGGGCGCTTCCCGGGCCTGTTACCGGCAATTGCTGGACCAGGTCAGGGAGCATGTGGATCCGTCGGCCATATCCATCACCGGCCTTGGGGTCTGCGGCTCCGGGCGCCAGATTGCGGGCCTGCACGCCCTAACCGACGGGGTGATTAATGAAATCGTTGCCCATGCCGCCGCAGCCGTGCATTTTGATCCGGAGGTGGATACCCTTTTTGAGATCGGCGGCCAGGATGCCAAATATACCTATATTACAAGCGGTGTGCCTTCGGACTATGCCATGAACGAGGCCTGCTCGGCCGGCACCGGCTCTTTTCTGGCCGAATCAGCCCGGGAAACCCTTGGTGTGGAGGTGGAGCAGATCGCCGAAGTGGCCCTGACCGCCACAAAGCCGCCGAATTTTAACGATCAGTGCGCAGCCTTTATTGCATCGGATATCAAGACCGCAGTACACGAAGGCGTGGCTCACGAAGATATCGTGGCCGGGCTGGTCTATTCCATTTGTATGAACTACACCAACCGGGTCAAGGGCAACCGGCCGGTCGGGCGCAAAGTGTTTATGCAGGGCGGCGTATGCTACAACCGGGCCGTGCCCCTGGCCATGGCAGCGCTGTCGTCCAAGCCTATTGTTGTGCCCCCGGAGCCTGGGCTGATGGGAGCTTTCGGCGTTGCATTGGAGATTGAAAAACGCATTGAAATGGGCCTGATGCAGCCGGCGACCTTTGACCTGCAGACCCTGGCCGACCGGGAGGTGGTGTACCGCAAATCCTTTACCTGCAAAGGCGGAAAGGAAAAATGCGACAGAAGATGCGAGATATCGGTCATTGAACTGGAAGGCCGGCGGTATCCCTTTGGCGGGGCCTGCAACCGCTACTACAACCTGCGCTACAATCTCGAATACGACATCGCGTCCCTGGATCTTGTGAAAAAAAGAGAGCACCTGGTATTTGACAAGCATGCCGCCAATTCAGACGATGTGGTCAAACAGCGCGGACGGGTGGGGATCAATAAAAGTTTTTTGACCAATACCTTTTATCCCCTGTACTCCACCTTTTTTGCATCCATCGGGTTTGTGCCTGTGCTGGCCTCCGAAGCCTCGGAAGACGGCTGCGATCTGCGCAATGCCGCATTCTGTTATCCGGCTGAACTGGCGCACGGATTTTTCCACCGGCTGATTACTGATGAAAATCCCCCGGATTATCTGTTTCTGCCCCATGTCAAATCCATCCACGTGCCAAACGGCGACCCCAATTCCCAGCTCTGTCCGTTTGTGCAAAGCGAGCCTTATTATCTGAAAACCACATTCCGAAAGCCGCTGGCAGACCTGGAAAACCGCGGTACCCGGGTTTTAACTCCTTTTATCGAGATGGGAAAGGGCATGGATGCCGCCAGAGCACCCCTGGTGGAAACAGCGATGAGCATGGGCGTGGATCGTGCCACTGCCCGGGCGGCATTTGAAAAAGCACTCAGCCGGCAGCAGGCCTGCTTTGATGAAATGCGGCAGATAGGGAAGCACGCCCTTGAACAGATTGAAAAGGATCCGGAAAAAATCGGCGTTGTCATTTTTGCCCGGCCTTATAACGGATTTGTGGAAGAGGCCCACATGGGCATTCCCCACAAGCTCGCCTCCCGGGGGGTGGTGGTGATTCCCCTGGATTTTCTGCCCATAGAAGCACAAGAGGCCAAGGAGCACATGTATTGGGGCATGGGCCAGATGATTTTAAAGGCCGCCCGGTTTGTAAAAAACCATCCTCAGTTGTTCGGCACTTATATCACCAATTTTTCCTGCGGTCCGGATTCTTTTGTGGTGGGCTATTTCCGGGATATCATGGGCCGGAAACCCTCGCTAACCCTGGAGCTTGACAGCCACACCGCAGATGCGGGCATAGAAACACGCATCGAGGCGTTTCTTGATATCGTGGCCGAATACCGGCAGCTGCTTTTGTCCCGGGCCCCGGAACAGGAGACGGAGGCCTTTTTGCCCGCCCAAACCTTTGTGGAAAACGGCACTCCCATGGTCCGGGACTCATCCGGCCGGGTATTGCCCCTGACCGATTCCCGCGTGACCTTTCTGGTGCCGTCCATGGGCCGGCTGGGCACGGAGCTCGTTTCCGCGGTGTTTGAGGCTTCCGGGTTTCACGTGGCCCCGCATCCGCCGGCAGACGAAAATGTGCTCAAGCTGGGCCGGGCCCATACCACCTGCAAGGAATGCCTCCCCCTGATTCTGACCACCGGGACCCTGCTGAACTACGCCTATAATATCAAGGCGGAGGATGAAATCCTGGTGTATTTCATGGCTTCTGCTTCCGGGCCGTGCCGGTTCGGCCAGTATTCCGTGTTTATGCAAGACCTGGTCCAACGCCTGGAGATCCCGGACGTGGCAATTTTTTCTTTAACATCGGACAATTCCTATTTCGGCCTGGAACAGCAGTTCAATTATTACAAGGCATGGTGGGCCCTGGTGATCTCTGATTTGATGGAGGATATCCGTTCCATGCTTTTGGCCAATGCCAAAGACGCGGCCCATGCCCTGGAGATATTTGAAAACCGGTGGCAGGCAATTGTGGAGCAGATGAAGCATGGCAATTTCAAACAGATCATGGCCGAACTGGAAAAAAGCGTGGATTCGCTCTCCGGTCTGCCCATGCAAAAAAACCCCGCTGATGTGCCGGTGATTCTGGTCACAGGCGAAATTTTTGTCCGGCGCGACGGGCTTTCCCGCCAGTATATCACCGAGCGCCTGGCGCAAAAGGGCTTTGCCGTTGTCTGCTCGCCGGTTTCGGAATGGATACGCTATTCCGACTATTGCATCCAAACAGACCCGGCCAACTGGCAGCAGCTTTCTTTGGGCCAAAAACTGCGGTTTAAAATTCGCCAGATATTTATGAACCGCTATGAAAAACGTATTTTTGGTACCTTGTCGCAGACCGGCCTGGTGCACAATCCCTGGACAGATGTGCGCACGGTGATTGAAAACGCAAGCCCCTATGTTTCCCCTAATCTTGGGGGAGAAGCCATTTTAACCGTTGGCAGCGCCCTGACTGAAGTGGCCTCCGAGGCATGCGGCGTCATTGCCATCGGCCCGTTTGGCTGCATGCCCAACCGGATCTCGGAGTCCATTTTAAGCGAGGTCATGACCCCGGGAGATAAGCTGGGCATCCCGCACCGGGAAAAATACCTGGAAACCGTGCTCGACGGCATGGAATCGCTTCCGTTTCTGGCTGTTGAAAGCGACGGATCCCCTTTTCCCCAGCTCATTGAGGCCAAGCTGGAAGCCTTCTGCCTCCGGGCCCGGCGGCTGCATGACAGGATGCGGGCCTTAAACTGA
- the elbB gene encoding isoprenoid biosynthesis glyoxalase ElbB has product MKNVGVLLSGCGVYDGTEIHESVITLLALDRNGVAAICMAPDMDQHHVVNHLTGQTSEEKRNVLVESARIARGEIMDVRKVRTADLDALIMPGGFGAAKNLSDFAIKGNEAAVHPEVRRIIAEMADAGKPIGAICISPAVLAKVLEDRHPQVTIGNDLGTAEAIESMGGRHTVCDVTDIHVDSENKLVTTPAYMIGPDISKVAEGIEKLINKILEMI; this is encoded by the coding sequence ATGAAAAATGTCGGTGTGCTATTGTCAGGGTGCGGTGTTTACGACGGAACCGAAATCCATGAATCCGTGATCACGCTTTTGGCCCTGGACCGAAACGGTGTTGCTGCAATATGCATGGCACCGGATATGGATCAGCACCACGTGGTGAACCATCTCACGGGCCAGACCTCGGAGGAAAAACGAAATGTGCTGGTTGAATCAGCGCGCATTGCCCGGGGTGAAATCATGGATGTCAGGAAGGTGCGAACCGCTGACTTGGACGCCCTGATCATGCCCGGGGGGTTTGGTGCCGCCAAAAACTTAAGCGATTTTGCCATCAAAGGAAATGAGGCGGCAGTGCACCCCGAGGTCCGCCGGATTATTGCTGAAATGGCCGATGCCGGAAAGCCCATCGGTGCCATTTGCATATCACCGGCGGTTCTGGCCAAAGTTTTGGAAGACCGGCATCCCCAGGTAACCATTGGCAATGATTTGGGCACGGCAGAGGCCATTGAGTCCATGGGCGGGCGGCACACTGTTTGTGACGTGACCGACATCCACGTGGATTCTGAAAACAAATTGGTGACCACCCCTGCCTACATGATCGGGCCCGATATTTCAAAAGTGGCCGAAGGTATTGAAAAACTAATCAATAAGATCCTGGAAATGATTTAA